The nucleotide window CCCAGGGCTTCGTTcctctttccttttcctttcccCACTAATCACTAGTAACACATAGTCTCGTTTGGTCGGGTCTTTATcacctttttaaatttttggactaaaaataaaattgaagtagCTACCTAGCTAGGGCCTTTTTCCAGgtgtctttttttttgggtttaaagAAACGTACTCCATATATATACAGCCAGATTATAGCtaagtattttttaattattacaaGTTGTTGTTCACATACTGTGTAACTGTTTGATGATGGATGAATTGAGCAAACTTCATTCTGCTATTGTATGTTCACGCAgtagacaacaacaacaacaagaggCTGAGGCTGAGGCTGAGGATGAGGGTGGGACGACTATTATTAATAACACTCCTACTCATCATACTAGTTTTGCTATTCATCATTATCGTCAATTAGAAGCCGCTGATCATCAAAATAATACTAAATCCAGTACCAATATGTCAGATCTTATTAAAGCTCAGATTGCAAATCATCCTCTTTATCCTAACTTACTTTCTGCTTACCTTCAATGTCGTAAGGTTAGTGTTTAATATGTTCatctttgattatttatttatttatcatctatatgcccttatttttcaatttgggCAAATTTATATCAAGGTTGGAGCACCGCAAGGAATGACATCAATTCTCGAAGAAATTAGCAAAGAGAACAACTTAATATCCAGCTCATGTCACAGTAGTGAAATTGGAGCTGATCCAGAACTCGATAAGTTTATGgtaataagaaaaagaaaaactaaacccacacacacatatatcatgagtttttttcttttcttttcattatcTAAAAGAGGGTTTTTGTTGTGAAGGAATCATATTGTGCGGTATTAGTGAAATACAAAGAGGAGCTTTCAAAGCCGTTTGATGAAGCTACAAGTTTCTTGAATAACATAGAGTCACAGCTCAGTTCCCTATGCAAAgataatttaattacttcaacAAGTTTCAACAATTATATATCTGGTACtctttaattacttaattaattaactagaGTCTGTGCGTGTGTGTTTGTAGTACTAGTCAGAAATACTATTCCGTTCAATTTTTGATTCGGACCCCCTATACTTTTGCTGTCCCTTTCTGTAATCTGTATTAGGGTTAGCAGATCGATGTTATTAGTAGTAGTAGGAGGCATGTTGGTTGAAGCCTTGGAAATTGAGGCTTTTCAGAAGCTGCATCCAAGGAACTACTGTTACTGTCAGactaattatatttctttctttattatctttccaatgcttCAACAACATCTATACTTTTGCTTTATTAACATTGCTGTGGAGTGTAGACTTCCTTCCATCTTCTAAGCTAGCGTTTGTCCGTAGATTTTGAGAGTTTTGTTTGATCAGATTTACTTCAAATATTCTCAAGTTTTCGGAACTTGTGAAATGCATGTCATAACACAACTTaatcaatttcaaaatctaTGTCTGAGAAAAGAAAGAATGTTTATAGATGAGAAAATGTGAAAATTAACTAGAGGTAGATCCTGTACTTGAAGTTTATGGATTTCTATAATATTTCTCGAGTTAATATATACTAACAATTATTGGGTACAATCAAGTGAATTTCTTAATATGTATACAAAGTTTAAATAAAAGCTATTGGTTTCCGTGAAATGAGA belongs to Solanum stenotomum isolate F172 chromosome 1, ASM1918654v1, whole genome shotgun sequence and includes:
- the LOC125853686 gene encoding homeobox protein knotted-1-like 1: MMDELSKLHSAIVCSRSRQQQQQEAEAEAEDEGGTTIINNTPTHHTSFAIHHYRQLEAADHQNNTKSSTNMSDLIKAQIANHPLYPNLLSAYLQCRKVGAPQGMTSILEEISKENNLISSSCHSSEIGADPELDKFMESYCAVLVKYKEELSKPFDEATSFLNNIESQLSSLCKDNLITSTSFNNYISDEAGGTSEEDLGCEEMEAADSQEYPANREGDNELKEMLMRKYSGYLSSLRKEFLKKRKKGKLSKEARIVLLDWWKTHYRWPYPTEEEKNRLSEMTGLDQKQINNWFINQRKRHWRPSEDMKFALMEGVSAGSMYFDGSGGT